The Labilibaculum sp. sequence GCTTTGAAGAGAGTGTGAGAGGAGATTGAGTCTGAAATCTCATATCTGGTATCTCACATCTACTACTTGAAAAATTCTTTAAATAATTTTTGGGCCATTGCCCAATTCTCTTTGTTTAGGCAGTATTTAATTTTAGGAGGGGTAATTTCGCCCTGAATTAAACCTGCATTTTTTAGTTCTTTTAAATGCTGAGAAAGGGTTGATCTGGCAATGGGAACTTCCTCTGCCAAATCGCCGCTGTAGCAGCAGGTTTGTTTCGAAAGTAAATCGCAAATATAAATGCGCACAGGATGCGACAAGGCTTTGGCAAATCGGGCCAATTGTTTTTCATCGGTGGAATAGAACTCTTTTACTTCCATATGTTTCGTATTTCGTAAAACTACGAAACGAAGGTAAAGGGAAATTTTAAAAGAGCAAAATTTTGATGGGAAAAATTAATGTTTATCTGTTGTTTTTTTTTGTCACAGTACTATAATATGTAGAAAATGATTAGCATACAGTAAAACTCCAGTGGGGCGAAATATTTTATTTTGTCAGGAATTTCAACAATGCAAGCCGACTGCAGGTTGGGTCTCATTTAATAATACATTTTAGAAATGATGAAAACTCAGTGGTGCGAGCCCAACTATATTGGAATTGTGGTAGTTTGGAGGATGGATTTTAATTTTGGCAAATAATTTATGTTTGCCTGTTTTTAAATTCGAATAATTTCCAAACAAGCCTCTGTTTTGTCGGTATAATCCTGAGGTTTTCCGTCGTAAGTCTATCGTGTTCCGCCACAACTTTGAAGCGTTCCGGCGTAATTCTAAGGTTTTCCGGCATAACTTTGAAGTGTTTCGGCGTAACTTTAAGGTTTTCCGGCACAAGTCTATAGTGTTCCGCCACAAGTTTATTGTTCGGCGCCGCAGGAAAACTTTAAAAATATTCAGGAAATAGATAAACGTGTTCTACCAGTTAAATGTTGTAGTTCCATTAAGAGTTACCAGTAAATTTCGCACGATAAAAAAACCGGTTTCCTATTTAAGAAGACCGGCTTTCTATCGTCGTTTAATTTGTATTTATTCTGCAGTTTGCACTTCGCAGGAATTGCCCATGCAGTTCGGTTTTACATCCGGTTGTTTCATCAATTTTAGTTTAACGGCCAGAAAATAAAGCTGACAGCCAACACAAATACCAAATGCGGTTTCAACAAACATTAAAAGCATGCAGAGCAGGCAAAGCATGCAAACCGATTCAAAAATTGTTGGGTCGCTTTGCAAAGGAATTGATAAAAAGAATACGACCGATGAAATGGCCAATCCTAAACTCCATGCAAATCTTTTTTGCACGGCACCAATGTATATTGGTTCTTGTTTGATCACGATTAATCGGGCTATAGCATTTGATGGAGCGTATTTTGGATTAATAAACACGCTTATCAGGAAGCTTAGCATCATAAATCCAGAAACGTAAGGAATTGGCGTATAATTTTGAAAAAATACTCCGGCAACAACAGCAACTAATCCCATTATGAATAGGATACCTGCACTTGCCCGAACTTCTCTCTCGTTTAAAACTTTGTAATCGATTCCCTCTATATATTCTCCAAAACTCACTATTGACATCTTCCTGTATTTTATGAATAATCGAATTGCAAAATAATAAAAATACCCACAGGTATTAAATGTAAATAGTTAAGCAAATGTTAAAGTGGGTTTGATACTCCTATTTTCCAATGGAGGGAACTTTTTGAGATGAGCCATGTTTGGTTCTTGTGAGTCCTATGAGGATATTTATATTGTAATGTTTTTATTTTAGGATTGGCCGTGGAGTTGGGGACAAAAAAAAACCGGTTCCCCAGAAGGAAACCGGCTCTATAAATATGGGTGTCAGCTTATCTGATTTGAGCTCCCAATTGTTTTTCGTAGCTCTTAATCAGTTTCTGCATAATTTTATCAATTTGCTTGTCTTCCAATGTTTTTTCAGTGTCCTGAAGAATGAAACTCACTGCGTATGATTTTTTGTCAGCACCTAGTTTTTCGCCTTCATAAATATCAAACAGAGATACAGATTTCAGCATGCTCTTTTCACAATTGAAAGCGATAGTCTTAATTTCAGCAAAGCTGGTTGCCTTGTCGATAAGTAAAGCCAAATCGCGTTTAACGGCAGGATACTTAGGAATCTCGGTGTAAGCAACTTTGTTTTTAGAAGCTTCTCCAATTAAAGTTTCCCAATCGAAATCAGCATAGTAAACAGGAACATCAATGTCCATTGCTTTTAGAATCTTGCCACTTACCATTCCAACTTCTACCAATACCTTTTTCTTAACACCGTAGCTTAAGCCTTCGGTAAACTGGTCGTTTTCGGTTTCGGTAATTCTTAATTTTTCGATCTGGAATCCCAAACGTTTCAGCACATTTTCAGTGAAAGCTTTCATATGGAAGAAGTTGGTAGGTTCTTCTTTCAGATTCCAGTTTGCCGCTGTTTTATTTCCGCACATAAAAACACTTAGGTGTTCTTTTTCGAAATAATTGTCAACCGGATTTTCGTTTTCTTCATTCTTAAAGTGCTGGTACGATTTACCAAACTCATAGAATTTTAAATCTGAATTTCGGCGGTTGATATTGTAAGCGACACATTCCAGGCCACCAAACAGGAGGCTCTGGCGCATGGCATTTAAATCGGAACTAAGCGGGTTGAAAATACGAACGGTATTTTCAATCTTCAGGCTTTCCAATCCTTCATAGTAAGAAGCTTTGGTTAGCGAATTGTTCATGATCTCGTTGAAACCAGCATACGACAACAGATCAGCAATGGTATTTCTTAACTTGTGCTCATCTGGTTTTGGAGCGTAGCTTAATGATGCATTTACTTTACCGGGAACTTCAACATTGTTGAAACCATAAATGCGCAGTACTTCTTCTACAATATCAGCTTCACGTTTTACATCTACTCTGTATGGAGGCACCAAAAGGTTTAATGCATCACCATCTTCTTTTTCGATACCAATTTCAAGAGCAGTTAAAATATTTTTGATAGTTTCCTTTCCAATTTTTTTGCCGATTAAACGCTCGATACGATCAACGCTTACCTCAACTTTAAAATCGGCAACCGGGTTTGGATAAATATCAATCACTTCAGATGAAATGCTGCCGCCTGCAATCTCTTTAATTAAAAGAGCTGCACGTTTCATAGCATAAATGGTATTGTTGGGATCGGTTCCCCGTTCAAAACGGAAAGAAGCATCGGTATTTAAGCCATGACGACGAGCCGTTTTACGAACAGATACTGAATCGAAATAAGCACTTTCAAGAAATACAGAAGTCGTTGCTGCACTAACACCTGATTTTAATCCTCCGAATACACCCGCGATACACATTGGCTCTTCAGCGTTGCAAATCATTAAGTCGTTTTCGTTCAATTCTCTTTTTGTTTCGTCAAGAGTAGTGAATTGAGTGCCGCCAGCTAAGGTTTTTACGATTACTTTATTTCCTGCTATCTTCGAGTAATCGAAAGCATGCAATGGCTGACCTGTTTCAAACAATACGAAATTGGTGATGTCCACCACGTTATTGATTGGTTTTAAGCCAATTGCTTTCAAGCGGTTCTGCAGCCATTCCGGCGATTCAGCTATGGTGATACCACTCACACAAACACCAGAGTAACGGTGACAGGCTTTTTGGTTTTCAACAACAACCTCAATTGGAGTATTGTTGTTTTCAACAGTAAAAGCTTCAACCGAAGGCATTTTATATTCGATTTCTTTTTGTTGTTTTAAATAAGCGGCCAAATCTCTGGCTACACCAATGTGCGATGCACCATCAATACGGTTAGGAGTCAGGTCAATTTCAATGGCAATATCGTCTTCCACATTGAAATAGGTTGCAGCAGCAGTTCCAACTACAGCTTCGGCAGGAAGAACCATAATTCCTTCGTGACCAGTACCAACACCAATTTCGTCTTCGGCACAAATCATACCCAAGGAAACTTCGCCCCTGATCTTCGATTTTTTAATGGTAAAGCTTTCGTCTCCATCATACAAAACAGTTCCAACGGTAGCTACTACTACTTTTTGTCCTGCGGCTACATTAGCAGCACCACAAACAATTGGTAATAATTCTTCGCCATTCACATCAACACTTGTTATGCTCAAATGATCCGAATTTGGATGGGGAATACAGGTTTTCACTTCACCAATAACCAAACCTTCCAAACCACCTTTAATGGATTGAATTTTTTCGATTCCACCAACTTCCAAACCAATTTGAGTTAGAATGTCATCCATTTCAGCAGGCGTAAGATCAATATCAATGTAATCTTTAAGCCATTTGTACGATACCTTCATTGTATGTGTATTTTATCAGATAGTATTCAAATTTATGGATAAAGTGATGTATTTGCTTCACCTTATTCTACAAGCTTACAAAAGTAGAAATTTTACCTCCAAGTAACAAGTAGGATAGATGCTTAAAATTGGCAAGCTTTTAGAAAATGAATTAACCGCAAAGAGACAGAAAGTACAGCACCAGGCAGCACTAAGAAAAAAGGAGTCTGAATCCATCAGAAAATTAACCGGTAAGCACATCGAGGTTTACGGAGTTTTTCCTCAGTGCCTTCTCCGTTTCTCTGTGGTTAAATGGATTTATCGTTCCAGGAAATTGATTATTGCCCCGAATTCGAATATATTTGTAGAATTATCAAAATAAATATATGAGCGAACTGAAAGTGAAACCAATCATACTTGTAACGAATGACGATGGTCTTAATGCCAAAGGAATAAAGGCTTTGGTGGCTATGGTTAAAGATTTTGGCGATATTTATGTGGTAGCGCCAAATCGGACAAATTCCGGTAAATCGAATTCCATCACCGTTGAGATTCCTATTCGAATTAAAAAAGTTCGGGATGAGGAGAACCTTCATATTTATAGTTGTAAAGGAACTCCTGTTGATTGTGTTAAGCTTGCATTGAATAAGATTTTGCCAAGAAAACCTGATTTTTTGGTTTCCGGGATTAATCATGGTGCAAATACATCAGTAAGTGTTTTATATTCCGGCACTATGGGTGCTGCTATTGAAGGTTGCATAAATGGCATTCCGTCTATTGGTTTTTCCTTGAATGTATTTGATGCTGATGCTGATTTTACTCAATCTGTTAAGTACGGGCGTAAAATATTTGCAAACCTGCTGCAGAATGGATTAGCATCCGGTGTTTGTTTGAATGTGAATTTCCCTAAAGATGAGATCAAAGGCATTCGCGTATGCCGCCAGGCTGTCGGCAGGTGGAATGAAGAATTTGATCATAGACAGGATCCTTTTGGAGGAGACTATTACTGGTTGACCGGACATTTTAAAAATGCAGAACCTCATAATGAGGAAACCGACGAGTGGGCCATTAAAAATGGATTTGCGTCTGTGGTTCCTACTCAAATTGACATGACAGCACATGCTTTATTAGAGGATTTAAAAAAATGGAATTATGAAGTCTAGGATTAATTCAACCACTATTGGATTGATTGTTGGGATTTTGGTTCCTATTCTGTCTATTTTTCTTGTTTTTTCTGTCAGATTCCAATCCGAGATGAGCTTAGAAACATTTATCGACAGCTTATTGGTTCATAAAATTTATACTAAGGTATTGGCACTTGGAGTGTATTTTGGAAATATTGTTTTCTTTTTCCTTTTTATAAAAACAGATTTGTTGAAGGCTGCCAGAGGAGTGTTGTTGGCAACAATATTATATTCTTTGGCGATTATGGTTTTTCGGTTTGGAATGTAATTTATATAGATATAAGATAATAGACATGAGATATGAGAAAGTCATGTGTAAATTATCTCATTTCCCAAAACTCACCTCTCAAATCTAATTATAAAATGAAATACTATATCATCACAGGGGAAGCGTCAGGAGATCTCCACGCATCGAACTTAATGAAAGAATTGAAAATTCAGGATCCTAAAGCTGAATTTCGATTTTGGGGAGGTGATTTAATGCTCGCACAGGGAGGTGAACTGGTAAAGCATTATCGGGAAACCGCTTTTATGGGTTTTTTGACTGTGGTGAGGAATTTAGGCAAGATAAAAGCCAATTTTTCTCTTTGTGAAAAAGATTTGTTGGAATTTCAGCCTGATGTTTTGATTTTGGTTGATTACCCAGGTTTTAATCTGCGTATGGCAAAATTTGCCAAAAAGCATGGGATTCGTGTTCATTACTACATTTCGCCTAAAATCTGGGCTTGGAAAGAATCCCGGGTGAAGAAGATTAAAGCCTATGTTGACCGGATGTTTACCATTTTTCCTTTCGAAACAGAATTTTATCAGAAACACAATTTTGAGGTGAGTTTTGGTGGAAATCCACTGTTGGATGCTCTTGAGAACCGACCGAATAAAGGGGAAGGTTTTCCCGATTTTATTAAAAGAAACAAACTGAGCGAGAAGCCGATTATTGCTTTACTTGCAGGATCCCGCAAGCAGGAAATTGAACGGTTGTTGCCAGTAATGTTAAAATGTGTAGATTCTTTTCCTGATCATCAGTTTGTAGTTGCAGCAGCTCCATCAATTGATGCAGAATTTTATGCTTCTGTAACAGGAGATCAAAATGTACAATTCGTTTATGGACAAACCTACGATTTGTTGCAGCAGGCGCAGGCAGCTGTTGTTACTTCGGGAACGGCAACTTTGGAAACGGCATTGCTTCGTATCCCGCAGGTAGTTTGTTATCTTACCGGAGG is a genomic window containing:
- the pheT gene encoding phenylalanine--tRNA ligase subunit beta, giving the protein MKVSYKWLKDYIDIDLTPAEMDDILTQIGLEVGGIEKIQSIKGGLEGLVIGEVKTCIPHPNSDHLSITSVDVNGEELLPIVCGAANVAAGQKVVVATVGTVLYDGDESFTIKKSKIRGEVSLGMICAEDEIGVGTGHEGIMVLPAEAVVGTAAATYFNVEDDIAIEIDLTPNRIDGASHIGVARDLAAYLKQQKEIEYKMPSVEAFTVENNNTPIEVVVENQKACHRYSGVCVSGITIAESPEWLQNRLKAIGLKPINNVVDITNFVLFETGQPLHAFDYSKIAGNKVIVKTLAGGTQFTTLDETKRELNENDLMICNAEEPMCIAGVFGGLKSGVSAATTSVFLESAYFDSVSVRKTARRHGLNTDASFRFERGTDPNNTIYAMKRAALLIKEIAGGSISSEVIDIYPNPVADFKVEVSVDRIERLIGKKIGKETIKNILTALEIGIEKEDGDALNLLVPPYRVDVKREADIVEEVLRIYGFNNVEVPGKVNASLSYAPKPDEHKLRNTIADLLSYAGFNEIMNNSLTKASYYEGLESLKIENTVRIFNPLSSDLNAMRQSLLFGGLECVAYNINRRNSDLKFYEFGKSYQHFKNEENENPVDNYFEKEHLSVFMCGNKTAANWNLKEEPTNFFHMKAFTENVLKRLGFQIEKLRITETENDQFTEGLSYGVKKKVLVEVGMVSGKILKAMDIDVPVYYADFDWETLIGEASKNKVAYTEIPKYPAVKRDLALLIDKATSFAEIKTIAFNCEKSMLKSVSLFDIYEGEKLGADKKSYAVSFILQDTEKTLEDKQIDKIMQKLIKSYEKQLGAQIR
- a CDS encoding helix-turn-helix transcriptional regulator, which encodes MEVKEFYSTDEKQLARFAKALSHPVRIYICDLLSKQTCCYSGDLAEEVPIARSTLSQHLKELKNAGLIQGEITPPKIKYCLNKENWAMAQKLFKEFFK
- the lpxB gene encoding lipid-A-disaccharide synthase, whose amino-acid sequence is MKYYIITGEASGDLHASNLMKELKIQDPKAEFRFWGGDLMLAQGGELVKHYRETAFMGFLTVVRNLGKIKANFSLCEKDLLEFQPDVLILVDYPGFNLRMAKFAKKHGIRVHYYISPKIWAWKESRVKKIKAYVDRMFTIFPFETEFYQKHNFEVSFGGNPLLDALENRPNKGEGFPDFIKRNKLSEKPIIALLAGSRKQEIERLLPVMLKCVDSFPDHQFVVAAAPSIDAEFYASVTGDQNVQFVYGQTYDLLQQAQAAVVTSGTATLETALLRIPQVVCYLTGGGKLLFAIGKRFLKVKYISLVNLIMDRLIVKELIQHTCNKEMITQELNKILFDKEYRIQMLYNYQLLNEKLGGAGASARFAKMIYEDLQR
- a CDS encoding DUF4395 domain-containing protein; translation: MSIVSFGEYIEGIDYKVLNEREVRASAGILFIMGLVAVVAGVFFQNYTPIPYVSGFMMLSFLISVFINPKYAPSNAIARLIVIKQEPIYIGAVQKRFAWSLGLAISSVVFFLSIPLQSDPTIFESVCMLCLLCMLLMFVETAFGICVGCQLYFLAVKLKLMKQPDVKPNCMGNSCEVQTAE
- the surE gene encoding 5'/3'-nucleotidase SurE is translated as MSELKVKPIILVTNDDGLNAKGIKALVAMVKDFGDIYVVAPNRTNSGKSNSITVEIPIRIKKVRDEENLHIYSCKGTPVDCVKLALNKILPRKPDFLVSGINHGANTSVSVLYSGTMGAAIEGCINGIPSIGFSLNVFDADADFTQSVKYGRKIFANLLQNGLASGVCLNVNFPKDEIKGIRVCRQAVGRWNEEFDHRQDPFGGDYYWLTGHFKNAEPHNEETDEWAIKNGFASVVPTQIDMTAHALLEDLKKWNYEV